TTCTTCAAGACGTGAAAAAAGAAAATTTGTTCTAAACTTTTAACTTAACTGAACACTAGGTGTTAAAACTTCTGAATTACTAAATTTTGATTAATGACAGCTTTATTTTAAAAGATTTGCAGGAAAGTTTTTAAATAAAGTTTGATATTTATAGGTTATAATAATATTTATAATTTTGAGGTTATTATTATGCCTGATAGAAACATCATAGATAAAATTATAAACGCTGTTTTAAAAGTCTTAGTTCCTGATAAAATTATTTTATTCGGTTCTCAAGCTCGTGGAGATGCAAGACCGAACAGCGATTATGATATTTTGGTCATAAAATCGGGTATAGAAAACGGTTCAAAAATTGAAGGCGATATTTATGAAAAACTATTCTATGAAGATTTTTTAGCTTCCGTTGATGTCCTTGTAGCGACACCTGAAATAGTTGAACAATATAAAGACTCTTTAGGGTGTGTTTTAAAACCCGCATTAAAAGAAGGTATATTAATTTATGGCGGATGATTAAGGTCTTAAATAACTTTAAAAATCATATATAATTAATGAATAAAGAAACAGGATTATAAAAAAATGTCTGATAAAAAATTAGAACAAATCATCAATAGAATTCTTCAGGTTGTTATTCCTGATGAAATATTCCTTTTTGGCTCTCAGGCAAGAAATGAAGCAACCTCAGAAAGTGATTATGATTTGCTGATAATAAAATCAGAAATTGACAATATACTTAGATTAGAGCAAAAAATATATAGAAACATGCTTGGCATAAAGGCAAACGTGGATATAATAGTCAGAACACCTTCTTTGCTTGTTGAAAATAAGCAGATATCAGGTTCTTTTACAAAGAATATTTTAAAAGACGGTGTTTTAGTTTATAAAAAATCGTAACGGAGAAGTTTTTTGGACAATAAAACTAAAGCTAAGCAATTTATAAAAAGAGCAAAAAGCAATTTAATCAGAGGAAAAGAAACTTCTTATCTTGATTTAAAAGAAATTGCGATAGAAGACTTATGTTTTGACTTACAGCAGTCAGCAGAAAAATCATTAAAAGCGGTATTAACTTTTTACGGTATAGATTATCCTTTTTCACATAAATTGAATATTCTTATTGATTTGTTGGAAGAAAATTCTGTAGAAATACCTGAATTTGTTAAAGATTCCGTAATTTTGAATGCGTTTGCCGTTGAAGCAAGATATGACGATGTTTTGCATTTAACAGAGGACGTTCATAAGGAATCTGTTGAAATAACAGAAAATGTTTATAATTGGGCTGAAATAATAGTAAATGAAAAGTAAGAAATTTCTTGTGTAAACCTTGTGTAATTCTTGTGTAATAAATCTCCTTTTGATAAGTTTTGACACAAAATGACTAATCCCGTAAATCCAATCACATCAAAGAAAACAGCAAATTCAATCAAGCTGAATCAAACGCTTAAAACGCTCTCATAATCCCTTGGTCGAAGGTTCGAATCCCTCCGGGCCCATTAATAAGTTTCAACAGAGCCATTGGGCTCTGATAGCAATGGATACAAGCCGCCGTAACGGCGGCTTTCGTGTATTCATAATAAAAAGAGATCTATCAAGAGAGGATTTTTGCGATATTTACAGAGGAAATTACCGAAAATTCTCTTTGTGATTTTTTGGAAGCCAATGTTTTTTAAAATAAAAAAACAAAAATATTAACAATAAAAAATTGAATGTATAGATTATAAATAACTCACAGGTATTATTGTGACATCTTTATTCAAAGGCAAATAATTATTGGAAAAGCAAATTATAGCACCCTGTCCTTTTGGCTTTGAAATTGAGTCCAGCACAGAAAAGTTTTTAATATCTTTAGTTGAAGGATTCGCACTCTTTTTTATTTCGATTGGATATAATTTTCCATTTTCTTCTATTAAAATATCAATTTCTTTTTTTTCTTTATCTCTATAGAAATAAATCTGAATTTGTTTTCCGTTGTGCCAGTAGCTTTTTATAATTTCTGATACTACATAGGTTTCAAAAATAGCTCCGCTCATTGCACTTGTTTCAAGAGTTTCTGAAGTGTTCCAACCCGTTAAATAGCAGCAAAGGCCAGTATCCAAAAAATATAACTTAGGGGTTTTAATTGCTCTTGAGGTTATATTGTTGTAATAAGGCTGTAATAAATAAATTAAGCCTGAAGTTTGTAAAATGGAAATCCATGATTTTATAGTATTCTGGCTAACACTAACATCGCGGGCAATATCAGCATAATTGAGTAACTGACCTGTTCTTGCCGCAGCAACCTGCAAAAATGTGATAAACTTCTGTTCATCAGAAATTTTTAACAAATCTCTCACATCCCGCTCAAGATAAGTTCTTAAATAAGAAGAATAAAACAACCTCCTATCAACATCCTCTCTGGCATATAAAGCAGGATAGGAGCCTTTTAAGATAATTTCATATACGGATTTTAAATCTAAATCCGCAACTTTTTCAAGGTTATTTGCAGGCAAAAAAGGCTGCTGAATGGGTTTATTAAACTTTTCCCCCTGCGACAAACCCTGTAAATCCAGAATAGCTACTCTTCCTGCCAAAGATTCGGAAATGTTTTTCATCAAATGAAATTGCTGTGAGCCTGTAAGCCAAAACATGCCTGTTCTTTTTTCTTTATCCGCAATCATTTTGATATAAGAAAAAAGTTCTGGGGCATACTGAACTTCATCAATCAATAAAGGAGCCTGATATCTCTGAAAAAACATGGCAGGGTCGTTTTTTGCCAACAACCTTATTTGTGGGTCATCAAGCGTTACATAAGCTCTATCTTCTACAGAACTATGTTCTAAAAGAGTAGTTTTACCAACTTGTCTTGGACCTGTAATAAAAATGACAGGGAAGGTTTTACTCGCAGCTTGTAGAAATTTGGATAATGTTCTTTTAAAATACATTTCACATCTTCCTTGTCTTTAAATTATCGACTAATATGCAATGCTATTGCATATTAGTCGATAATTTCGCTTTAGTCAATAATATGTTGTTTTGATAAAACTACACTTAAATACTTGATATTAGCGCAAAAGCAAGCTATACTTGACTTATAAGGTTAAAATGGGATAAATCTTTCTTTGGTCGAAGGTTAGAATCCAGCCGGGCCCATTTTTTATTTTAAGATATACTTGAATTTCAGCCATCTGTCTAAGATGGTTTTTTTGTGCAAATTTTCTTTATGTGTAATTTTGGTGTAATCATTCCGAGAAGTGCAGGGAATTAGGGGATTTTGAGGGATAATAACTCTACCCATAAACACTTGTATTGCAATTTGGGCAAAAATTCTCGGTTTCTACATATTTTGTTTTACCTTTGCTACACGTTATATAATTTTCTTTGCTAAGTTCTTTATAATCTCTAACAACTTCTTTTTCTTCAGAGGCTTTATTTAAAAGGTCTCTAATATCTATTAGCAGATATAAAACAAATGATGAAACAATTGTAGTTATTATTATTGAAAAAGCTGACATCAGCGCAACAAGAAACGGAAGACCATAATTATCTTTGTTTGAAATAAATATACCAGCCAAAACAATAAGCAAAGAAAAGCCTATCGAAGTATAAACAGAAATACCAAGGATTTTTCTTCCGCATTTAATTATAAAATTTTTCATAAGCCACCTCAAATTTACTTTTTGAATTTGCACTTATTTTATCAAAAATTGTCAAAATCCGTAAATATTTTTCGTAAAATGATTTAAAACCTTCTCCCTGCGCTTTATAGTGCAGTAGAAACAGGAAAATTCTTGTAGATATTGATTTTTGGGCTCTGTTGAATTTGACTTAACATACAGGAAATTGAAAAAATTAATCGAAATTTATTAAATCTTTAAAGGGAAGACTACGCAACAATTTAGAGCTTTTCAGAGAAATAATCATTTGTGTTTAAGCCATTTTGAAAGATATAAACGAAAATTTAAAATAAAGTTTGATATTTATAAGTTATAATAATAATTAATAAGAAAATTGTTAAGAAGGTTGCTATGAAGCAAACAAAATCCATCATTTTATTTGTTAGTTTAATAATTATAGGAATAGTAATATTTCAATTACAATTTATTTCCAATAAAGACTCAAATTATCATGACGATAAGGATATGATAAAAAAAACAGTCAATGTAAATGATGAGCAAAGGATTTTTTTCGTTTATTTGCCTGAAATTTACAGAAAAAAAATACAAAAATATCCTGTTGTTATTGTTTTTAGCGGCTCAACATGTAATGCAAGCAGAATACGAAATTATACAAAGTTTAATGACTTTGCGGAAAAAAAGGGAATTATAGTTGTTTATCCTGAATATGCAGGAAATTCTAACAGGGCGTTAAATCTTTTCGATGAGAGTCCGTTAATTTACAGGATTTTGAATAAGTTTCTAAAAATTAATATGGATTGGGATTTAGGGTCTGCTGAAAAAAGTAAAGATATTGAATTCAGCTCTAAATTGATTGATTTTATGATTAAAAATTATAAAGTTGATGAATCAAGAATTTATGCGACAGGATATTCAAGCGGCGCAGAAATAAATTATTTACTTGCCTGTACTATGCCTGATAAAATTGCGGCTATTGCACCGGTTTCAGGAAATATGAGAAAATCTTACGCTGAAGGATGCAAGAAAATTAAACCTGTTCCTGTTTTATTAGTGCATGGAACCGAAGATATTTTTGAAAAATGGGGAGGAATCCCTGCAGCAGGAATGCTTTCTGTTGATGAGACACTAAAATTCTGGAAAACACAAAATAAATGTTCAGGCAGGGAAAAAGAAACTGTCTTTCCTCATAAAAATGCTGCTGAAAAGAAAACAACAGCAAAATTATACGAAAATGAATTTTGTAAAAATAACTCAGAAGTTTCTCTCCTTAAAATTGAGGGAGGCGGTCATACCTGGCCTGGTTCACCGACAAGTGTGAGAATAGAAAAATTTCTTGGAAAAACTAATTATGATGTGGAAGGCAATTATATAATCTGGAATTTTTTCAGTAAACACAGGTTAAGTAGTAATATTAGGAAGTAAGACTCCATTTCTCTTTCTCCATAATATATTTGTGTAGAAACAGATGAAGATAAAAAATAAATTTTACAACTGCAAAATATATCTGCTATGCTTTTAATACTGGGTATTTTATATTTGGAGAAGGACATGGCAAGAAATAAAGTAACAGAATTTAAATTAATTCAGCAAATAGTAGGCAAAAATTTCGGTGCTGTTAATATCTTATGCGCCTGCGCCGATAAAGATCGTTTTGATATTGTGGAGTTCATTAGAGACTTGAACAAACACAACTCTAACGATGCTATAAGCCCTGAAATGATAGAAAAATTGTATAAAGAAAAGTGTAACAGCAATATAGATGAATTTATTGCTATTATTGACAAACAATTCAAAGCCGCTAAACAAATGCGCAAGTTCTTTGATTTTCAATAAAGTAATACTTGATATACTGTAAAGTTTGAACTTTAATATAATTAAGAGCCGCTCTTGCTAAAATATTAAAATTAATATATATAAGCTTTTAAGGCTCGTTTAGGGACTGCGGTTAAAATCATAAACGGCTTGTTTGACAAGGCGGTTCTGATTTTAACAAGACAGCTTCTAAAAGAAGGTCAGACAATTAAGGAAATTTTTATGGATAGTGACAGTAGCAGGCAAGCGGAAACTAAATAGTTGCTTAGCGATTAAATTTCTATTATCTATCCTTAATTGATTTATTAGATGTTTTTCGCCGGAGCGACTAAAAAAGAATTATAGTCGGTATAAGAGGCGAAAAATCTATGAAAATTTTTTCAAAATTATATTATGAATACAGAAGAATCCTGAAAATAATAGTTCTGTATCTGATTATTTCAGGACCGGGAATTGTTGTCATGGTCGCAGATAACGATGCCGGAGGAATTACAACTTATGCGGCAACAGGAGCAAAATACGGATACAGCCTTATCTGGTTTTTGCTTTTGCTTATTCCTGTTGCATATTTTGTGCAGGAAATGACAGTAAGGCTCGGTGCTGTTACAAAAAGAGGACATGCTGAATCTGTTTTTGATGCATTCGGTTCTTTTTGGGGATGGTTTTCTTTAATAGACTTAATGATAATAAACTGGCTGACTCTGGTTACTGAATTTATCGGAATGACGGCTGCTTTAAATATTTTTGGAGTTCCGCCCTACATTACAATAATAAGCGTGTGTGTTCTTATGGGAATAATGGTTCTTAACGGAAGATACTGGACATGGGAAAAAATTTCACTTGCGTTTTGTGCCTTAAATTTAATTTATATTCCAAGTGCCTTTATGGTTCACCCGTCAATTTCCAAAATTTTTCATGAAGGATTTATTCCTCATTTACCTGCAAGTGGATTAAATAGCGAGTTGTTTTTCTTTTTAATGGCAAACATCGGAACAACAATCGCTCCCTGGATGCTGTATTTTCAGCAGAGCGCCGTTGTTGATAAAGGAATGAGAGAAAAAGATATCCCCTGGGGCAAGTTTGATACCGCAGTCGGGTCAATTTTGACGGTAGCCGTTGCGATTTTTATTGTAATTGTTACAGGCGCGGTTCTGTTCAAACCGCCATTCGGTGTGGATATAAGCAGTGCAGCTGAGGCCGCCTTAAAATTAATGAACACAAACAAATATGTCGGAACTTTTCTGGCCATAGGTTTATTTAATGCCGGACTTTTAGGCGCAATTTGTATTTCACTTGCAAGTTCATGGGCTTTCGGTGAAATATTCGGATGGGCGCATTCTCTAAATAACAAAATTAAGGAAGCTCCATGGTTTTATGCAAATTATTTTATTACTTTAATAACTGCCGGTCTTGTTGTATTAATTCCAAAGGCTCCGCTGGTGCTTATTACTCTTTTTGTACAGGTAATTGCCGTTACACTCCTTCCTGCGGCACTTGTTTTCCTTCTATTGTTATTAAATGATAAGAAAACAATGGGTGAATATAAAAATTCCATGCTCCAGAATATTATCGGAACGACT
The bacterium genome window above contains:
- a CDS encoding ATP-binding protein; this encodes MYFKRTLSKFLQAASKTFPVIFITGPRQVGKTTLLEHSSVEDRAYVTLDDPQIRLLAKNDPAMFFQRYQAPLLIDEVQYAPELFSYIKMIADKEKRTGMFWLTGSQQFHLMKNISESLAGRVAILDLQGLSQGEKFNKPIQQPFLPANNLEKVADLDLKSVYEIILKGSYPALYAREDVDRRLFYSSYLRTYLERDVRDLLKISDEQKFITFLQVAAARTGQLLNYADIARDVSVSQNTIKSWISILQTSGLIYLLQPYYNNITSRAIKTPKLYFLDTGLCCYLTGWNTSETLETSAMSGAIFETYVVSEIIKSYWHNGKQIQIYFYRDKEKKEIDILIEENGKLYPIEIKKSANPSTKDIKNFSVLDSISKPKGQGAIICFSNNYLPLNKDVTIIPVSYL
- a CDS encoding PHB depolymerase family esterase; its protein translation is MKQTKSIILFVSLIIIGIVIFQLQFISNKDSNYHDDKDMIKKTVNVNDEQRIFFVYLPEIYRKKIQKYPVVIVFSGSTCNASRIRNYTKFNDFAEKKGIIVVYPEYAGNSNRALNLFDESPLIYRILNKFLKINMDWDLGSAEKSKDIEFSSKLIDFMIKNYKVDESRIYATGYSSGAEINYLLACTMPDKIAAIAPVSGNMRKSYAEGCKKIKPVPVLLVHGTEDIFEKWGGIPAAGMLSVDETLKFWKTQNKCSGREKETVFPHKNAAEKKTTAKLYENEFCKNNSEVSLLKIEGGGHTWPGSPTSVRIEKFLGKTNYDVEGNYIIWNFFSKHRLSSNIRK
- a CDS encoding nucleotidyltransferase domain-containing protein, coding for MPDRNIIDKIINAVLKVLVPDKIILFGSQARGDARPNSDYDILVIKSGIENGSKIEGDIYEKLFYEDFLASVDVLVATPEIVEQYKDSLGCVLKPALKEGILIYGG
- a CDS encoding Nramp family divalent metal transporter, which gives rise to MKIFSKLYYEYRRILKIIVLYLIISGPGIVVMVADNDAGGITTYAATGAKYGYSLIWFLLLLIPVAYFVQEMTVRLGAVTKRGHAESVFDAFGSFWGWFSLIDLMIINWLTLVTEFIGMTAALNIFGVPPYITIISVCVLMGIMVLNGRYWTWEKISLAFCALNLIYIPSAFMVHPSISKIFHEGFIPHLPASGLNSELFFFLMANIGTTIAPWMLYFQQSAVVDKGMREKDIPWGKFDTAVGSILTVAVAIFIVIVTGAVLFKPPFGVDISSAAEAALKLMNTNKYVGTFLAIGLFNAGLLGAICISLASSWAFGEIFGWAHSLNNKIKEAPWFYANYFITLITAGLVVLIPKAPLVLITLFVQVIAVTLLPAALVFLLLLLNDKKTMGEYKNSMLQNIIGTTIVVLIIILSTLYAISTLFPHLFK
- a CDS encoding HEPN domain-containing protein — translated: MDNKTKAKQFIKRAKSNLIRGKETSYLDLKEIAIEDLCFDLQQSAEKSLKAVLTFYGIDYPFSHKLNILIDLLEENSVEIPEFVKDSVILNAFAVEARYDDVLHLTEDVHKESVEITENVYNWAEIIVNEK
- a CDS encoding nucleotidyltransferase domain-containing protein, producing MSDKKLEQIINRILQVVIPDEIFLFGSQARNEATSESDYDLLIIKSEIDNILRLEQKIYRNMLGIKANVDIIVRTPSLLVENKQISGSFTKNILKDGVLVYKKS